The following coding sequences lie in one Salarias fasciatus chromosome 7 unlocalized genomic scaffold, fSalaFa1.1 super_scaffold_4, whole genome shotgun sequence genomic window:
- the fam78ab gene encoding protein FAM78A isoform X1 → MRLSSPPDLWTLLRIVLLFNAMGCIQSIRCKPKSFRDSIIVLELNTSIDSNPTSIDEASSVVLRYRTPHFRANARVLVPPVAAKETWTIGWIQACNHMEFFNTYGDKGMSSWELPDLRDGKIQAISDSDGVNYPWYGNTTETCTIVGPTKKDSKFTVSMNDNFYPSVTWGVPVSDSNVPQLSSIRRDQSFTTWLVAINQATSETLVLQTIRWRMRLHIQVDPEKPLGHRAVLREPVAQEQPQILGKNEAIAPNAMVKPNANDAQVLMWRPKNGDPVVVIPPKY, encoded by the exons ATGcgtctttcctctcctccagacCTCTGGACGTTGTTGCGGATTGTGTTGCTATTTAATGCAATGGGCTGCATCCAGAGTATCAGGTGTAAGCCCAAGAGTTTCCGAGACAGTATCATCGTCCTGGAGCTGAACACGTCCATTGACTCCAACCCCACCAGCATCGACGAGGCGTCCAGCGTGGTCCTGCGCTACAGGACGCCGCACTTCCGAGCCAATGCTCGCGTCCTGGTGCCGCCAGTAGCAGCCAAGGAGACGTGGACCATCGGCTGGATCCAAGCCTGTAACCACATGGAGTTCTTCAACACGTACGGAGACAAAGGGAT GTCGAGCTGGGAGCTCCCCGACTTGCGCGACGGTAAGATCCAGGCCATCAGTGACTCGGACGGGGTCAACTACCCGTGGTACGGCAACACCACGGAGACCTGCACCATCGTGGGCCCCACCAAGAAGGACAGCAAGTTCACCGTGAGCATGAATGACAATTTCTACCCCAGCGTGACCTGGGGGGTGCCGGTCAGCGACAGCAACGTGCCTCAACTCAGCAGCATTCGCCGCGACCAGAGCTTTACCACCTGGCTGGTGGCCATCAATCAGGCCACCTCGGAGACGCTCGTGCTGCAGACCATCCGCTGGAGGATGCGCCTGCACATCCAGGTGGACCCCGAGAAGCCGCTGGGCCACCGGGCCGTCCTCAGAGAGCCCGTGGCCCAGGAGCAGCCCCAGATCCTGGGGAAGAACGAGGCCATCGCGCCCAACGCCATGGTCAAGCCCAACGCCAACGACGCCCAGGTGCTGATGTGGCGGCCAAAGAACGGTGACCCCGTGGTGGTCATCCCGCCCAAATACTGA
- the fam78ab gene encoding protein FAM78A isoform X2 yields MGCIQSIRCKPKSFRDSIIVLELNTSIDSNPTSIDEASSVVLRYRTPHFRANARVLVPPVAAKETWTIGWIQACNHMEFFNTYGDKGMSSWELPDLRDGKIQAISDSDGVNYPWYGNTTETCTIVGPTKKDSKFTVSMNDNFYPSVTWGVPVSDSNVPQLSSIRRDQSFTTWLVAINQATSETLVLQTIRWRMRLHIQVDPEKPLGHRAVLREPVAQEQPQILGKNEAIAPNAMVKPNANDAQVLMWRPKNGDPVVVIPPKY; encoded by the exons ATGGGCTGCATCCAGAGTATCAGGTGTAAGCCCAAGAGTTTCCGAGACAGTATCATCGTCCTGGAGCTGAACACGTCCATTGACTCCAACCCCACCAGCATCGACGAGGCGTCCAGCGTGGTCCTGCGCTACAGGACGCCGCACTTCCGAGCCAATGCTCGCGTCCTGGTGCCGCCAGTAGCAGCCAAGGAGACGTGGACCATCGGCTGGATCCAAGCCTGTAACCACATGGAGTTCTTCAACACGTACGGAGACAAAGGGAT GTCGAGCTGGGAGCTCCCCGACTTGCGCGACGGTAAGATCCAGGCCATCAGTGACTCGGACGGGGTCAACTACCCGTGGTACGGCAACACCACGGAGACCTGCACCATCGTGGGCCCCACCAAGAAGGACAGCAAGTTCACCGTGAGCATGAATGACAATTTCTACCCCAGCGTGACCTGGGGGGTGCCGGTCAGCGACAGCAACGTGCCTCAACTCAGCAGCATTCGCCGCGACCAGAGCTTTACCACCTGGCTGGTGGCCATCAATCAGGCCACCTCGGAGACGCTCGTGCTGCAGACCATCCGCTGGAGGATGCGCCTGCACATCCAGGTGGACCCCGAGAAGCCGCTGGGCCACCGGGCCGTCCTCAGAGAGCCCGTGGCCCAGGAGCAGCCCCAGATCCTGGGGAAGAACGAGGCCATCGCGCCCAACGCCATGGTCAAGCCCAACGCCAACGACGCCCAGGTGCTGATGTGGCGGCCAAAGAACGGTGACCCCGTGGTGGTCATCCCGCCCAAATACTGA